TCGGCGTCGCTCTGCTCCTCCGGGAGGTAGCTGAGCACCACGTCGGCGCCCTCGCGGGCGTAGGCGATCGCGACAGCGCGCCCGATCCCGGAGTCTCCCCCGGTGATGAGAGCCTTGCGCCCCTCGAGACGGCCGGACCCGCGATAGCTGTCCTGGCCGTGGTCCGCCGTCGGGACGAGCTCGGAGTCGAGGCCCGTGCCGGACAGGCTCTGCTCCGGCGGCTCAGGCATCTGGTACTGCGTGATCGGGTTGGTGAGCGTGTGCTGGTCAGTCATCTGTGCTCCCTCTCTCAGACACGAGCCCTCACCGGGTGGGTGAGGGCTCGTTCTTTATCGTCTGGCGACGACGAGGAGGTCGCAACCGCTACGCGGCCAGGCCGACCGCCATCGTGAGGAGCGCCACGGCCGGAACCGACAGCTGGACGAGCGCCGCACGGGCCTTGCTCGGCGAGGAGACGAGGAGCACGATGCCTGCGAGCACCATCGACCCCGCACCGGCGAAGACGAGCGCTGTCCCCGCCGCAGTCTGGTCGGCGGCGACGAGGACGACGCCGACCACCGTGACGATCGCGAGGAAGAGGTTGTAGAAGCCCTGGTTGAAGGCGAGCTCTCGCGTCGCGACCGCCTCCTCGGCCGTGGTCCCGAACGTCGCACGTCCTCGAGGAGCCGTCCACAAGACGGACTCGAGCACGAAGATGTAGACGTGGACGGCGGCAGCGAGCGCTGCCAGCACGAGACTCAGGGCGATCATGGGGACTCCTCAGGGGTGGGGGCGGGGAGAGCAGAGGTGGGGGCGGGGAGAGCAGGTGTGGCGCGCAGGTCGTCGACCGCGTCGTGGAGCAGCTCGGCCGCGGCCGCCGGGTTGGTACGGGCTATCGAGAGTGCGGAGATCGTCAGCCCGGCGGTCACCCGGGCGCGTCGGGCTGCGTCCGGGATCTCTGCGGCGAGGGCCGTGGTGAACGCCG
This sequence is a window from Sanguibacter antarcticus. Protein-coding genes within it:
- a CDS encoding DUF1304 domain-containing protein is translated as MIALSLVLAALAAAVHVYIFVLESVLWTAPRGRATFGTTAEEAVATRELAFNQGFYNLFLAIVTVVGVVLVAADQTAAGTALVFAGAGSMVLAGIVLLVSSPSKARAALVQLSVPAVALLTMAVGLAA